TGGGACGCAACGATCCCTGCCCCTGCGGCTCGGGCAAGAAGTTCAAGCAGTGCTGCGGCAAGCTCAGCTGACGACGGACTACGGGCGACGGGTCAGATGTTGCGAGCCGTGAGTAGCAGGACACCCTGCTGCTCGACGCTCGACGCTCGACGCTCGACGCTCGAAGCTCGAAGCTCGAAGCTCGAACCGATTTCAGACAGGAGACAGACGATGGCAGTGGGTCAAGCAAGCTTTCCGGACATGCCGAGGATCGAGGGGCTGCGCCTGGGCACGGCCCGTGCCGGCATCAAGACCGCCGATCGCCGGGACCTGGTGGTGATCGAGGTGCCCGAGGGGGCCGCCGTGGCGGGCAGCTTCACCCGCAACGCCTTCTGTGCGGCCCCGGTGACGGTGGCGCGCGAGCACCTGGACGCCTGCACCACCCGTGGCCAGGCTCCCCGCTACCTGGTGATCAACACCGGCAATGCCAATGCCGGCACCGGCGAGACCGGCCTGCGCGATGCCCGGGCCACCTGCACCGAACTGGCGCGTCTCGCCGGCGTGCCCGAGAATGCGGTGCTGCCGTTCTCCACCGGGGTGATCGGGGAGACCCTGCCCATGGCACGGCTGCTCGGCGGGTTGCCCGAGGCGCTGAGGTCCCTGGACGAGGGGGCTGCCGGCTGGGCCGCGGCCGGTGAAGGCATCCTCACCACTGATACCCGCCCCAAGGGGGCCAGCGTGACCGTGCCGCTGGGCGACGAGACGGTGACCATCAACGGCATCAGCAAGGGCTCGGGCATGATCAAGCCCAACATGGCCACCATGCTGGCCTTCGTGGCCACCGATGCGGCCATCGAGCCGAGGGTGCTGGAGACCCTGCTGCAGGAGAGCGTGGCGCGCTCCTTCAATTGCATCACGGTGGATGGCGACACCTCCACCAATGATGCCTGCATGCTGATCAGCACCGGGCGCGGGGCCGCGGTGGCCGACGAGGAACGCCTGGCGGTGTTCCGCGACGCCCTGCAGCGGGTGATGACCGAGCTGGCCCAGGCCATCGTCCGCGACGGCGAGGGCGCCACCAAGTTCGTCAGCCTGCAGGTGGACGGGGCGGTGACCCGGCGGGAGGCCCTGGATGTGGCCTTCACCGTGGCGCATTCGCCGCTGGTCAAGACCGCCCTGGCCGCCAGCGATGCCAACTGGGGACGCATTCTCGCCGCCGTCGGCCGCGCCCCGCTGGAAGGCTTCGACGTGTCCCGGGTGACCATCGATCTCGGTGACGTGCGCCTGGTCGAGCAGGGTGGGCGAGCCGCCGGCTACACGGAGGAGGCCGGCAGCACGGTGATGGCCCGGGACGAGATCGCCATTCGCATCGGCCTGGGGCGCGGCGAGGAGCACGCCACCGTGTGGACCACGGACCTGACCCGGGAATACGTCGCCATCAATGCCGACTATCGCAGCTGACCCCACCGAGGGGTGGCGCCAGGCCGGTCGGAGTCAGTAGAGCAATCCCCCGCACCGCCGAGTGCGTGGACAAGTTGGAAAGGTGAATGAACGCAATGGTGAAGAGAAGGGTGCACGTGGCGGCTGCCGCCATCATCAGTGCCGACGGTCGTGAGGTGCTGCTCGCCCGGCGTCCGTCCAGCGTGGATCACGGCGGCCTGTGGGAATTCCCCGGCGGCAAGCTGGCACCCTACGAGACGGGGCTCGAGGCCCTGAAGCGCGAACTCCACGAGGAGCTGGGCGTGGAGATCCGGCGCGCCCAGCCGCTCATCCGCATCCATCACGAGTACTCCGACAAGCACATCCTGCTCGATGTCTGGCAGGTGCATGACTTCGCCGGCGAGCCCTTCGGCCGCGAGGGGCAGGCGGTGCGCTGGGTGCCCATGGACGAGCTGGTCAACTACCCGTTCCCGGCGGCCAACCTGCCGATCCTGCGGGCGGTGATGCTCCCCACCGAGTACCTGATTACCGGGGAGGAGGGCGATGAGGCCGGCTTCCAGGGGCGCCTGGAGCGGGCCCTGACCGAGGATGGCGTCCGCCTGGTGCAACTGCGTGCCAAGGGGCTGTCGCGGGGCGACTACCTGGCCCGTGCCGAACAGGCCCTGGCGCTGTGCCGCCGCCACGAGGCGCGGCTGGTGCTGAACGGCGAGCCGGAGCTGCTGGATGGCCTGGACGCCGACGGCATCCACCTGACCAGTGAGCGGCTGATGAGCCTCGATCGGCGTCCCGTGCCCGAGGGCAAGTGGCTGTCCGCCTCCACCCATGACCGCGCCCAGCTGGTCCAGGCCCATCGCATCGGCTGTGACTTCGTCACCCTCTCGCCGCTGCGCACCACGCCCTCGCACCCGGAAGTGGCGCCGATCGGCTGGCACGACTTCCAGCAACTGGTCGAGCATGCCGGGATGCCGGTCTTCGCGCTGGGCGGCATGACCCGCTTCGACGCCAACCATGCCCGGGCCGTGGGGGCCCAGGGGATCGCCTCGATCCGCGACTTCTGGAAATGAAGCTTTAGTCTGGAAGAGCGCCGCTTCGCGGCTGGAGGCTGGAAGTAAGACCCCCGCGGGCCGAGCCCGTGGGGGTCTTGGTTTTCATGTGGTCATTATCCTGACTTCGAGCTTCGAGCTTCGAGCTTCGAGCTTCGAGCTTCGAGTGTGCTCAGTCGCGATAGCGCCGGGTCAGGTCGCCATAGGCATCGATGCGACGATCCCTGAGGTAGGGCCAGATGCGCCGCACGTCCTCGCCACGGTCCAGGTCCAGGGTCACCAGCAGGCGCTCGGCCTCGCCGCCGGCATGGGCCAGCAGCTCGCCCTGCGGGCCGCAGATGAAGCTGCCGCCCCAGAAGTCGATGCCGGGGCTGACCCCGGAAGGGTCGGGCTCATGGCCGACCCGGTTGGCCACCACCACCGGCAGGCCGTTGGCCACCGCGTGGCTGCGCTGGATCAGCGTCCAGGCCTCCTTCTGGCGGGCCTTCTCGTCGTCGTCGTCGGGCGGATGCCAGCCGATGGCGGTAGGGTAGAGCAGCAGTTCCGCGCCGGCCATGGCCATCAGCCGCGCGGCCTCCGGGTACCACTGGTCCCAGCACACCAGCACGCCGAGCCGTCCCACCGAGGTGTCGATGGGCTGGAAGCCCTGGCCGCGGGCGTCGTCGTGGTCGCCGGGCGTGAAGTAGAACTTTTCGAAGAAGCCCGGGTCGTCGGGGATGTGCATCTTGCGGTAGTGGCCGACCCGGGCCCGCTCGCGATCGTAGACCACGGCGGTGTTGTGATAGACACCGGCGGCGCGTCGCTCGAACAGCGAGCCCATCAGCACGATGCCGAGTTCCGCCGCCAGGCCTGCCAGGTGGCGGCCGGTGGGGCCGTCCAGGGGCTCGGCCAGGTCGAAGACCTCGACGGCCTCGTGCTGGCAGAAGTAGTGGGTGGCGTGCAACTCCTGCAGCACCACCAGCTCGGCGCCGGCGGCGGCGAGCTCGCGGATGCCGGCTTCGCTCTCGGCCAGGCTCCGGGCCTTGTCGGGCCAGGCCGACTGCTGGACCAGTCCGACCTTGAGGGTGCGGGTCATGGGCTCTCTCCTTCGGCGGGAACGGGGGCCGGGGCCAGGGTGCCCCGGGGCAGCTGCATGGTCAGGCAGTGCAGGCTGCCGTGCTGGCGGATGACGGTCGTGCAGTCGATGGGCACGACGTCGCGGTCCGGGAAGGCGCCGGCCAGGGCCTCGAGGGCCCGGTGGTCGGCGGGGTCGCCGTAGACCGGCACCAGCACGGCCCCGTTGATGATCAGGAAGTTGGCGTAGGTGGCCGGCAGCCGGTGGCCATCCTCGGGATCGCGGCAGGGGCGTGGCCAGGGCAGCGGCACCAGCCGGTAGGGCGTGCCGTCCGCGCGGCGCAGGGACTGCAGCTCGGCCTCCATGGCGGCCAGCGCCGGGTAGTGGGGGTCGGTGGGGTCGTCGCAGCGCACGTAGGCGATGGTGGTCGGGTCGCAGAAGCGGGCCAGGGTATCCACATGGCTGTCGGTGTCGTCGCCCTCCAGGTGGCCGTGGGCGAGCCACAGCACTCGGGAGACGCCGAGGTCCGCCGCGAGCCGGGCCTCGATGGCGGCACGGTCGAGGCCGGGGTTGCGGTTGTCGTTGAGCAGGCAGGCCTCGGTGGTGAGCAGGGTGCCCTCGCCGTCGGTGTCGATGGCCCCGCCTTCCAGCACCAGGTCGCGGGAGACCCGGGGGCAGGCGAAGGCACCGGCCTCGGCCAGGCGGCGGGTCAGGCTGTCGTCGCGTCCGGCGGCGAACTTGCCGCCCCAGCCGGTGAAGACATAGTCCAGCAGCCGGGGGGCGCCGTCCCGCATCACGGTGATCGGGCCATGGTCCCGGGCCCAGGTGTCGTCGGCCTCGGCGACCACCAGCCGCAGGCGCCCGGCGGGCAGGCCGCGTCGGGCGAACCCCTCGCCCAGCCGCGCGCGGGTCGCCGCGTCGGGCACGGCGATCAGTACCGTCTGGTAGCGGCCGATGGCCATCACCAGGCTCTCGAGGGTGGCCTCGATACGCTCCATCAGGGGCGCCCAGTCGCTGGCGGGGCCGGGCCAGGTGAGTTGCACGGCATCCTGGGGGGCCCATTCGGGCAGCAGGCGATTGGCCATCGGCGGGGTCTCGTCGCGTGTCATGAAAGGCGCGAATTTAGGCCGGCGGGGCGGATGATGCAAGGATCGCGCAAATCTGCCCCGACGGCGATGCAGTGCCTGGCAAAAAACCGTACCATGAGCGCCCGCCGACAAGGAACGCTCATATGCTGGACCGTCTGCCTTTCCTGATCGGGTTGCGCTACGTGCGCGCCAAGCGTCGCAACCACTTCATCTCCTTCATCTCCCTGACCTCCATGCTGGGGCTGACCCTGGGCGTGGCCGTGCTGATCCTGGTGCTGTCCGTGATGAACGGCTTCGACCGCGAGCTGCGCACCCGGGTGCTGGGCATGGTCCCCCACACCCGCATCGAGGTGCCGTCCGGGCTGACCGACTGGCAACCCCTGGCCGAGCGGCTGACGCAGC
The Halomonas sp. M4R1S46 DNA segment above includes these coding regions:
- a CDS encoding carbon-nitrogen hydrolase yields the protein MTRTLKVGLVQQSAWPDKARSLAESEAGIRELAAAGAELVVLQELHATHYFCQHEAVEVFDLAEPLDGPTGRHLAGLAAELGIVLMGSLFERRAAGVYHNTAVVYDRERARVGHYRKMHIPDDPGFFEKFYFTPGDHDDARGQGFQPIDTSVGRLGVLVCWDQWYPEAARLMAMAGAELLLYPTAIGWHPPDDDDEKARQKEAWTLIQRSHAVANGLPVVVANRVGHEPDPSGVSPGIDFWGGSFICGPQGELLAHAGGEAERLLVTLDLDRGEDVRRIWPYLRDRRIDAYGDLTRRYRD
- a CDS encoding agmatine/peptidylarginine deiminase; its protein translation is MANRLLPEWAPQDAVQLTWPGPASDWAPLMERIEATLESLVMAIGRYQTVLIAVPDAATRARLGEGFARRGLPAGRLRLVVAEADDTWARDHGPITVMRDGAPRLLDYVFTGWGGKFAAGRDDSLTRRLAEAGAFACPRVSRDLVLEGGAIDTDGEGTLLTTEACLLNDNRNPGLDRAAIEARLAADLGVSRVLWLAHGHLEGDDTDSHVDTLARFCDPTTIAYVRCDDPTDPHYPALAAMEAELQSLRRADGTPYRLVPLPWPRPCRDPEDGHRLPATYANFLIINGAVLVPVYGDPADHRALEALAGAFPDRDVVPIDCTTVIRQHGSLHCLTMQLPRGTLAPAPVPAEGESP
- the argJ gene encoding bifunctional glutamate N-acetyltransferase/amino-acid acetyltransferase ArgJ, yielding MAVGQASFPDMPRIEGLRLGTARAGIKTADRRDLVVIEVPEGAAVAGSFTRNAFCAAPVTVAREHLDACTTRGQAPRYLVINTGNANAGTGETGLRDARATCTELARLAGVPENAVLPFSTGVIGETLPMARLLGGLPEALRSLDEGAAGWAAAGEGILTTDTRPKGASVTVPLGDETVTINGISKGSGMIKPNMATMLAFVATDAAIEPRVLETLLQESVARSFNCITVDGDTSTNDACMLISTGRGAAVADEERLAVFRDALQRVMTELAQAIVRDGEGATKFVSLQVDGAVTRREALDVAFTVAHSPLVKTALAASDANWGRILAAVGRAPLEGFDVSRVTIDLGDVRLVEQGGRAAGYTEEAGSTVMARDEIAIRIGLGRGEEHATVWTTDLTREYVAINADYRS
- a CDS encoding Nudix family hydrolase, which codes for MVKRRVHVAAAAIISADGREVLLARRPSSVDHGGLWEFPGGKLAPYETGLEALKRELHEELGVEIRRAQPLIRIHHEYSDKHILLDVWQVHDFAGEPFGREGQAVRWVPMDELVNYPFPAANLPILRAVMLPTEYLITGEEGDEAGFQGRLERALTEDGVRLVQLRAKGLSRGDYLARAEQALALCRRHEARLVLNGEPELLDGLDADGIHLTSERLMSLDRRPVPEGKWLSASTHDRAQLVQAHRIGCDFVTLSPLRTTPSHPEVAPIGWHDFQQLVEHAGMPVFALGGMTRFDANHARAVGAQGIASIRDFWK